A single Camelus ferus isolate YT-003-E chromosome 3, BCGSAC_Cfer_1.0, whole genome shotgun sequence DNA region contains:
- the GZMK gene encoding granzyme K isoform X1 — protein MPKFSSLSLCFLIAGTSMTPECFNVEIIGGREVSPHSRPFMASIQYGGNHICGGVLIHPQWVLTAAHCHSRFAKGRSSKVVLGAHSLSKNEASKQTFEIKKFIRFPRFTSDPKSNDIMLVELHTAAKLNKHVQLLYPKSKNDIRAGTKCQVTGWGATDPELFSPSDTLREVTVTVISRKVCNSPSYYNHNPIITKNMVCAGDARGQKDSCQGDSGGPLVCKGAFYALVSGGHKCGDAKKPGIYMLLNQKYQAWIKSTLAPSHAN, from the exons ATgcctaaattttcttctctatctCTGTGTTTCCTAATAGCTGGGACTTCTATGACTCCAGAGT GCTTCAACGTGGAGATTATCGGAGGGAGAGAGGTGTCACCTCATTCCAGGCCATTTATGGCTTCCATCCAGTATGGCGGTAATCACATTTGTGGGGGAGTTCTGATCCATCCTCAGTGGGTGCTGACAGCCGCCCATTGCCACTCTCG GTTTGCCAAAGGCCGTTCTTCCAAAGTGGTTTTAGGAGCACACTCTCTCTCAAAGAATGAGGCCTCCAAACAAACGtttgagattaaaaaattcaTACGATTCCCAAGATTTACATCAGATCCTAAATCGAATGATATTATGCTGGTTGAG CTTCACACGGCCGCAAAACTCAACAAGCATGTCCAACTGCTCTACCCAAAATCCAAAAATGATATTAGAGCTGGAACAAAATGCCAGGTTACTGGCTGGGGAGCCACTGACCCAGAACTTTTTAGTCCCTCTGATACTCTGCGAGAAGTCACAGTTACTGTCATAAGTCGAAAAGTTTGCAACAGCCCTAGTTATTACAACCATAATCCTATCATAACTAAAAACATGGTATGTGCAGGAGATGCCAGAGGCCAGAAGGATTCCTGCCAG gGTGACTCAGGTGGCCCCTTGGTCTGCAAAGGTGCCTTCTATGCCTTAGTCTCTGGAGGTCACAAATGTGGTGATGCCAAGAAACCTGGAATCTACATGCTATTAAACCAGAAATACCAGGCTTGGATCAAAAGCACGCTGGCCCCATCTCACGCAAACTAA
- the GZMK gene encoding granzyme K isoform X2 — translation MASIQYGGNHICGGVLIHPQWVLTAAHCHSRFAKGRSSKVVLGAHSLSKNEASKQTFEIKKFIRFPRFTSDPKSNDIMLVELHTAAKLNKHVQLLYPKSKNDIRAGTKCQVTGWGATDPELFSPSDTLREVTVTVISRKVCNSPSYYNHNPIITKNMVCAGDARGQKDSCQGDSGGPLVCKGAFYALVSGGHKCGDAKKPGIYMLLNQKYQAWIKSTLAPSHAN, via the exons ATGGCTTCCATCCAGTATGGCGGTAATCACATTTGTGGGGGAGTTCTGATCCATCCTCAGTGGGTGCTGACAGCCGCCCATTGCCACTCTCG GTTTGCCAAAGGCCGTTCTTCCAAAGTGGTTTTAGGAGCACACTCTCTCTCAAAGAATGAGGCCTCCAAACAAACGtttgagattaaaaaattcaTACGATTCCCAAGATTTACATCAGATCCTAAATCGAATGATATTATGCTGGTTGAG CTTCACACGGCCGCAAAACTCAACAAGCATGTCCAACTGCTCTACCCAAAATCCAAAAATGATATTAGAGCTGGAACAAAATGCCAGGTTACTGGCTGGGGAGCCACTGACCCAGAACTTTTTAGTCCCTCTGATACTCTGCGAGAAGTCACAGTTACTGTCATAAGTCGAAAAGTTTGCAACAGCCCTAGTTATTACAACCATAATCCTATCATAACTAAAAACATGGTATGTGCAGGAGATGCCAGAGGCCAGAAGGATTCCTGCCAG gGTGACTCAGGTGGCCCCTTGGTCTGCAAAGGTGCCTTCTATGCCTTAGTCTCTGGAGGTCACAAATGTGGTGATGCCAAGAAACCTGGAATCTACATGCTATTAAACCAGAAATACCAGGCTTGGATCAAAAGCACGCTGGCCCCATCTCACGCAAACTAA